From the genome of Vitis riparia cultivar Riparia Gloire de Montpellier isolate 1030 chromosome 2, EGFV_Vit.rip_1.0, whole genome shotgun sequence, one region includes:
- the LOC117928430 gene encoding putative pentatricopeptide repeat-containing protein At1g12700, mitochondrial translates to MMKMMMEMEMEMKMLMTKLSSSPASCTWMLSLPLQLLSSSHSSSFHSKSLNFNAIDEALSSFNRMLHMQPPPSVVDFAKILTSIANMKHYSTVLSLSKQMDSLGIPSDVYTLAIVINSFCHLNRVDFGFSVLGKILKLGHQPDTATFTTLIRGLCVEGKIGEALHLFDKMVGEGFQPNGVTYGTLIHGLCKVGNARAAIRLLRSMVQKNCEPNVITYNTIIDCLFKDRQVTEALNIFSEMIAKGISPNVSTYNSLIHGLCKFSEWKHVATLMNEMVDSKIMPNVVIFTTLVDALCKEGMVTIAHDVVDVMIQRGVEPDVVTYTALMDGHCLRSEMDEADKVFDTMVRKGCAPNVISYSTLINGYCKIQRIDKAMYLFEEMCQRELVPNTVTYNTLIHGLCHVGRPQDAIALFHEMVASGQIPDLVTYRILLDYLCKTRHLDQAMAMLKAIEGSNLAPDIQIYNIVIDGMCRVGELEAAGDLFSSLSSKGLHPDVWTYTIMINGLCLQGLLAEAIKLFREMNTDGCSPDDCTYNLITRGFLQNNETLSAIQLLQEMLGRGFSADASTITLIVEMLSDDGLDQSVKQILHEFVK, encoded by the coding sequence atgatgaagatgatgatggagatggagatggagatgAAGATGCTGATGACAAAACTTTCTTCTTCTCCTGCTTCCTGTACATGGATgctttctcttcctcttcaaTTATTGTCTTCATCACATAGTAGCAGCTTCCATTCCAAATCCCTGAATTTTAATGCGATTGATGAAGCCCTCTCTTCCTTTAATCGAATGCTTCATATGCAACCTCCACCCTCAGTTGTTGATTTCGCCAAAATTTTAACCTCCATCGCTAACATGAAACACTACTCCACTGTGCTTTCTCTTTCTAAGCAAATGGATTCTCTTGGAATTCCCTCCGATGTTTACACTCTCGCCATCGTCATTAACTCTTTCTGCCATTTGAATCGGGTGGATTTCGGTTTCTCCGTCTTGGGCAAAATCCTCAAACTTGGGCATCAACCGGACACCGCTACCTTCACCACTCTGATTAGGGGCCTCTGTGTTGAGGGTAAAATTGGTGAAGCCCTCCACCTGTTTGATAAAATGGTCGGGGAAGGTTTTCAACCCAATGGGGTTACTTATGGAACTCTGATACATGGGTTATGTAAAGTGGGCAACGCTAGAGCCGCTATCAGGTTACTTAGGAGCATGGTACAAAAAAATTGTGAGCCTAATGTGATTACTTATAACACCATCATTGATTGCCTTTTTAAGGATAGACAAGTAACTGAGGCCTTGAACATTTTCTCTGAGATGATCGCTAAAGGCATTTCACCTAATGTTTCAACTTACAACTCATTAATTCATGGCCTATGCAAGTTCTCTGAGTGGAAGCATGTTGCAACACTGATGAATGAAATGGTAGATAGCAAGATAATGCCAAATGTAGTTATCTTTACTACATTGGTGGATGCACTCTGTAAAGAAGGAATGGTCACCATAGCACATGATGTAGTTGACGTGATGATTCAAAGAGGTGTGGAGCCTGATGTAGTCACCTACACTGCATTGATGGATGGACACTGTTTGCGATCTGAGATGGATGAGGCGGATAAAGTATTTGATACGATGGTTCGTAAGGGCTGTGCACCTAATGTTATCAGCTATAGTACCTTGATCAATGGTTATTGCAAGATTCAAAGGATAGATAAGGCCATGTATCTCTTTGAAGAAATGTGTCAACGAGAATTGGTTCCTAACACTGTGACTTACAACACTCTTATACATGGTTTATGCCATGTAGGAAGACCCCAGGATGCAATAGCACTTTTTCATGAGATGGTAGCTAGTGGCCAAATTCCAGATCTCGTTACTTACCGCATTTTATTAGACTATCTATGCAAAACTCGTCATCTAGATCAAGCTATGGCTATGCTGAAAGCTATTGAAGGTAGTAATTTGGCTCCTGatatacaaatttataatattgtCATTGATGGGATGTGTAGAGTTGGTGAACTTGAAGCTGCAGGGGATCTCTTTTCCAGTCTCTCCTCCAAAGGTTTGCATCCTGATGTTTGGACTTATACTATAATGATCAATGGGCTTTGTCTACAAGGGTTATTAGCTGAGGCAATTAAATTATTTAGGGAAATGAATACAGATGGCTGCTCACCAGATGATTGCACTTACAATTTGATTACTCGaggatttttacaaaataatgagaCATTGAGTGCTATTCAACTTCTTCAAGAAATGCTTGGAAGGGGATTTTCCGCTGATGCATCCACCATCACATTGATAGTGGAAATGTTATCTGATGATGGATTGGATCAATCTGTGAAACAAATTCTACATGAGTTTGTGAAGTAA
- the LOC117934239 gene encoding urea-proton symporter DUR3-like isoform X2 → MASCPPFEFSSKYYQISDGGGRCVRQSSFFQGKAVLKQGVGYSVILGFGAFFAVFTSFLVWMEKRYIGSRHTSEWFNTAGRNVKTGLIASVIISQWTWAATILQSSNVAWQYGVSGPFWYASGATIQVLLFGIMAIEIKRKAPHAHTVCEIVKARWGTATHIVFLTFCFMTNIIVTAMLLLGGSAVVNALTGVNIYAASFLIPLGVIIYTLAGGLKATFLASYIHSVIVYTASNELGSPSIVYKRLLEVAGKSRMCQDPFSHDGQACGPVNGNYKGSYLTMSSSGGLVFGIINIVGNFGTVFVDNGYWMSAIAARPSSTHKGYLLGGLVWFAVPFSLATSLGLGALALDLPITESEASHGLVPPATAIALMGKAGSILLLTMLFMAVTSAGSSELIAVSSLCTYDIYRTYINPNASGKKILQVSRMVVLVFGCFMGLLAVILNKAGVSLGWMYLAMGVLIGSAVLPIAFMLLWRKANAFGAILGTVSGCILGVITWLSVTSIEYGQVNLDTTGRNAPMLAGNLVSILTGGAVHVVCSLLWPQNYDWDTTRQITMVEKENSELPAEEFREEKLIKAKAWIVKWAVGLTIVIVILWPLLSLPIGQFSKGYFTFWAIIAIAWGTIGSAVIIALPLVESWETIQTVFLGMFTNDRLMEKIEEMNIKLQSIILSIPEAERTYLMEKEKLKKKGASEYLAQSTPNL, encoded by the exons ATGGCTTCTTGTCCACCGTTTGAATTCTCAAGCAAGTATTATCAAATTTCAGATGGAGGAGGAAGGTGTGTGAGGCAGAGCAGCTTCTTCCAAGGAAAAGCAGTGCTCAAGCAAGGTGTTGGCTACTCTGTTATTCTTGGTTTTGGTGCCTTCTTTGCTGTCTTCACCTCCTTTCTG GTATGGATGGAGAAGCGATACATTGGTTCCCGACATACATCAGAATGGTTTAACACTGCAGGCAGAAATGTAAAAACCGGACTAATTGCCAGTGTGATCATATCCCAG TGGACTTGGGCTGCAACAATCTTGCAAAGCTCCAATGTAGCATGGCAGTATGGAGTTAGCGGCCCTTTCTGGTATGCCAGTGGAGCTACCATCCAG GTACTCTTGTTTGGCATCATGGCTATAGAGATCAAAAGAAAGGCTCCTCATGCTCATACCGTTTGTGAAATAGTTAAAGCTCG GTGGGGCACAGCTACTCATATCGTCTTCCTCACTTTCTGCTTTATGACAAACATTATTGTTACTGCTATGCTTCTTCTTGGGGGCTCGGCAGTGGTGAATGCACTCACTGGAGTAAACATCTATGCTGCAAGCTTTCTGATACCGCTCGGGGTTATCATTTATACACTAGCTGGAGGACTAAAGGCTACCTTCTTGGCGAGCTATATTCATTCTGTGATAG TTTACACGGCCAGCAACGAGCTTGGGAGCCCCAGCATTGTATACAAACGGTTGCTGGAGGTTGCAGGCAAGTCGAGGATGTGCCAAGACCCATTTTCCCATGATGGGCAAGCTTGTGGCCCTGTAAATGGGAACTACAAGGGGTCTTATCTAACGATGTCAAGCTCTGGGGGGCTTGTGTTTGGGATCATCAACATTGTTGGCAACTTTGGTACTGTTTTTGTTGACAAT GGATACTGGATGAGCGCCATTGCCGCAAGGCCTTCATCTACGCATAAGGGTTACCTGTTGGGTGGACTGGTGTGGTTCGCTGTGCCGTTCTCTTTGGCAACATCACTAGGCCTAGGAGCATTGGCGCTTGATCTACCAATAACTGAAAGTGAGGCAAGTCATGGACTTGTTCCCCCTGCTACAGCCATAGCTTTGATGGGAAAAGCCGGATCAATTCTGCTTCTGACCATGCTTTTCAT GGCTGTAACTTCTGCTGGTTCCTCTGAGCTAATAGCAGTCTCCTCACTATGCACCTATGACATCTATCGTACTTACATAAACCCGAATGCAAGTGGGAAGAAAATCCTCCAAGTTTCAAGGATGGTTGTCCTGGTATTCGGGTGTTTCATGGGGCTTCTGGCAGTGATCCTGAACAAGGCAGGAGTTTCCCTAGGATGGATGTATCTGGCCATGGGAGTACTAATTGGATCAGCTGTTCTACCCATAGCTTTCATGCTTCTCTGGAGGAAAGCAAATGCGTTTGGCGCTATTCTTGGCACAGTTTCAGGGTGTATTCTAGGAGTGATCACTTGGTTATCGGTTACAAGCATCGAGTATGGGCAGGTGAACCTTGACACAACTGGGAGGAATGCACCTATGCTTGCTGGAAACCTTGTTTCCATTCTAACTGGAGGAGCTGTTCATGTTGTGTGTAGCCTTTTGTGGCCTCAGAACTATGACTGGGACACAACTAGGCAGATAACTATGGTGGAAAAGGAGAACAGTGAACTGCCAGCAGAAGAGTTCAGAGAGGAGAAGCTGATCAAAGCAAAGGCATGGATTGTGAAATGGGCTGTTGGCCTTACTATTGTCATTGTTATACTCTGGCCTCTGCTCTCCCTTCCAATAG GGCAATTCAGTAAGGGGTATTTCACATTCTGGGCAATCATAGCTATAGCATGGGGTACAATAGGATCAGCTGTCATCATCGCTCTACCCCTAGTAGAAAGCTGGGAAACAATCCAAACTGTGTTTCTTGGGATGTTTACAAATGACAGGCTGATGGAGAAGATTGAGGAGATGAATATCAAGTTGCAATCCATAATACTGTCTATTCCTGAAGCAGAACGAACATACTTAATGGAGAAAGAGAAACTGAAGAAGAAAGGAGCATCAGAGTACCTAGCTCAGTCTACTCCAAATTTATGA
- the LOC117934239 gene encoding urea-proton symporter DUR3-like isoform X1: MASCPPFEFSSKYYQISDGGGRCVRQSSFFQGKAVLKQGVGYSVILGFGAFFAVFTSFLVWMEKRYIGSRHTSEWFNTAGRNVKTGLIASVIISQWTWAATILQSSNVAWQYGVSGPFWYASGATIQVLLFGIMAIEIKRKAPHAHTVCEIVKARWGTATHIVFLTFCFMTNIIVTAMLLLGGSAVVNALTGVNIYAASFLIPLGVIIYTLAGGLKATFLASYIHSVIVHVVLVIFVYLVYTASNELGSPSIVYKRLLEVAGKSRMCQDPFSHDGQACGPVNGNYKGSYLTMSSSGGLVFGIINIVGNFGTVFVDNGYWMSAIAARPSSTHKGYLLGGLVWFAVPFSLATSLGLGALALDLPITESEASHGLVPPATAIALMGKAGSILLLTMLFMAVTSAGSSELIAVSSLCTYDIYRTYINPNASGKKILQVSRMVVLVFGCFMGLLAVILNKAGVSLGWMYLAMGVLIGSAVLPIAFMLLWRKANAFGAILGTVSGCILGVITWLSVTSIEYGQVNLDTTGRNAPMLAGNLVSILTGGAVHVVCSLLWPQNYDWDTTRQITMVEKENSELPAEEFREEKLIKAKAWIVKWAVGLTIVIVILWPLLSLPIGQFSKGYFTFWAIIAIAWGTIGSAVIIALPLVESWETIQTVFLGMFTNDRLMEKIEEMNIKLQSIILSIPEAERTYLMEKEKLKKKGASEYLAQSTPNL; encoded by the exons ATGGCTTCTTGTCCACCGTTTGAATTCTCAAGCAAGTATTATCAAATTTCAGATGGAGGAGGAAGGTGTGTGAGGCAGAGCAGCTTCTTCCAAGGAAAAGCAGTGCTCAAGCAAGGTGTTGGCTACTCTGTTATTCTTGGTTTTGGTGCCTTCTTTGCTGTCTTCACCTCCTTTCTG GTATGGATGGAGAAGCGATACATTGGTTCCCGACATACATCAGAATGGTTTAACACTGCAGGCAGAAATGTAAAAACCGGACTAATTGCCAGTGTGATCATATCCCAG TGGACTTGGGCTGCAACAATCTTGCAAAGCTCCAATGTAGCATGGCAGTATGGAGTTAGCGGCCCTTTCTGGTATGCCAGTGGAGCTACCATCCAG GTACTCTTGTTTGGCATCATGGCTATAGAGATCAAAAGAAAGGCTCCTCATGCTCATACCGTTTGTGAAATAGTTAAAGCTCG GTGGGGCACAGCTACTCATATCGTCTTCCTCACTTTCTGCTTTATGACAAACATTATTGTTACTGCTATGCTTCTTCTTGGGGGCTCGGCAGTGGTGAATGCACTCACTGGAGTAAACATCTATGCTGCAAGCTTTCTGATACCGCTCGGGGTTATCATTTATACACTAGCTGGAGGACTAAAGGCTACCTTCTTGGCGAGCTATATTCATTCTGTGATAG TCCATGTGGTCTTAGTCATCTTTGTGTACCTAGTTTACACGGCCAGCAACGAGCTTGGGAGCCCCAGCATTGTATACAAACGGTTGCTGGAGGTTGCAGGCAAGTCGAGGATGTGCCAAGACCCATTTTCCCATGATGGGCAAGCTTGTGGCCCTGTAAATGGGAACTACAAGGGGTCTTATCTAACGATGTCAAGCTCTGGGGGGCTTGTGTTTGGGATCATCAACATTGTTGGCAACTTTGGTACTGTTTTTGTTGACAAT GGATACTGGATGAGCGCCATTGCCGCAAGGCCTTCATCTACGCATAAGGGTTACCTGTTGGGTGGACTGGTGTGGTTCGCTGTGCCGTTCTCTTTGGCAACATCACTAGGCCTAGGAGCATTGGCGCTTGATCTACCAATAACTGAAAGTGAGGCAAGTCATGGACTTGTTCCCCCTGCTACAGCCATAGCTTTGATGGGAAAAGCCGGATCAATTCTGCTTCTGACCATGCTTTTCAT GGCTGTAACTTCTGCTGGTTCCTCTGAGCTAATAGCAGTCTCCTCACTATGCACCTATGACATCTATCGTACTTACATAAACCCGAATGCAAGTGGGAAGAAAATCCTCCAAGTTTCAAGGATGGTTGTCCTGGTATTCGGGTGTTTCATGGGGCTTCTGGCAGTGATCCTGAACAAGGCAGGAGTTTCCCTAGGATGGATGTATCTGGCCATGGGAGTACTAATTGGATCAGCTGTTCTACCCATAGCTTTCATGCTTCTCTGGAGGAAAGCAAATGCGTTTGGCGCTATTCTTGGCACAGTTTCAGGGTGTATTCTAGGAGTGATCACTTGGTTATCGGTTACAAGCATCGAGTATGGGCAGGTGAACCTTGACACAACTGGGAGGAATGCACCTATGCTTGCTGGAAACCTTGTTTCCATTCTAACTGGAGGAGCTGTTCATGTTGTGTGTAGCCTTTTGTGGCCTCAGAACTATGACTGGGACACAACTAGGCAGATAACTATGGTGGAAAAGGAGAACAGTGAACTGCCAGCAGAAGAGTTCAGAGAGGAGAAGCTGATCAAAGCAAAGGCATGGATTGTGAAATGGGCTGTTGGCCTTACTATTGTCATTGTTATACTCTGGCCTCTGCTCTCCCTTCCAATAG GGCAATTCAGTAAGGGGTATTTCACATTCTGGGCAATCATAGCTATAGCATGGGGTACAATAGGATCAGCTGTCATCATCGCTCTACCCCTAGTAGAAAGCTGGGAAACAATCCAAACTGTGTTTCTTGGGATGTTTACAAATGACAGGCTGATGGAGAAGATTGAGGAGATGAATATCAAGTTGCAATCCATAATACTGTCTATTCCTGAAGCAGAACGAACATACTTAATGGAGAAAGAGAAACTGAAGAAGAAAGGAGCATCAGAGTACCTAGCTCAGTCTACTCCAAATTTATGA